In Aminobacterium sp. MB27-C1, a single genomic region encodes these proteins:
- a CDS encoding transketolase, producing MENNLPSLRNFPVEALSDEDVKLLDNAARKARIDAVTMVSLAGSGHPAGSLSSMEMYLATYGVANLTPENCNDTDRDYIVVSHGHTSPGAYATLATWGFFEPLDAVANFRLCSSPFQGHVERNVPGIDWGSGNLGQGLAAGVGFALAQKARNNGGRVFVVMGDGEQTKGQVAEARRIAVKEGLSNITALIDYNHIQISGRTEDVMPVDVRSLWEADGWGVLECDGHSFAEIYAALRDAVNDDVPTVIICHTQMGKGISFMEGIPDYHGKAPSKDQYAEAMKELGGDLEYLEKAKSLRGNPMPVGRKIVPNSNNLVYGEPRQYDSETKTDNRSAFGNALADVGALNYKKEDKTPLLVFDCDLAGSVKTADFAKKCPEWFIQTGIQEHATATVAGAASVAGAVSVWADFGVFGLSEAYNQQRLNDINKTNLKLVLTHVGLDVGEDGMTHQSIDYVGLLRNTFGWKLIVPADPNQTDRATRWAIKEAGNVCLAMGRSKLPVLTDEEGKPIFGEDYTFEYGQAVKVRDGKDGAIFALGAMTGKALEAWEILREKGLNFKLFSVATPLAIDTAALREACDTGVVISVEDHHYHNGLGVSIALAMAEERLSAAFMPLGVHSYGASGKSEEVMKQMKLDAASIASQAEECCKGRA from the coding sequence ATGGAAAACAATTTGCCTTCACTTCGGAATTTTCCCGTAGAGGCGTTAAGCGACGAAGACGTAAAGCTTCTTGATAATGCAGCTCGCAAGGCACGTATTGATGCTGTGACTATGGTTTCTCTCGCAGGGAGTGGACATCCTGCCGGATCCCTTTCAAGTATGGAAATGTACTTGGCTACATACGGTGTGGCCAATCTCACCCCTGAAAATTGCAACGATACAGACCGTGACTATATAGTCGTCAGCCACGGACATACCTCTCCTGGCGCATACGCGACTTTAGCTACATGGGGCTTTTTCGAACCTCTCGATGCTGTTGCCAATTTCAGATTATGCTCCAGTCCTTTCCAGGGACATGTTGAGAGAAATGTTCCCGGAATAGACTGGGGAAGTGGAAACCTCGGGCAAGGGCTGGCTGCTGGTGTAGGTTTTGCTCTTGCGCAGAAAGCCCGGAATAACGGCGGGCGTGTCTTTGTCGTTATGGGTGACGGAGAACAGACCAAGGGGCAGGTTGCCGAAGCACGGCGAATTGCGGTAAAAGAGGGACTTTCAAATATTACAGCCCTTATCGATTATAACCACATACAAATTTCCGGACGTACAGAAGATGTTATGCCTGTTGATGTGCGTTCATTATGGGAAGCCGATGGTTGGGGAGTTCTCGAATGCGATGGACACTCCTTTGCCGAGATCTATGCGGCTTTGCGCGATGCTGTAAATGACGATGTTCCGACAGTAATTATCTGTCATACCCAAATGGGAAAAGGCATCTCCTTTATGGAAGGTATTCCTGATTATCACGGAAAAGCACCGAGTAAAGATCAGTATGCAGAAGCCATGAAAGAGCTTGGCGGTGACTTGGAATATCTCGAAAAGGCCAAATCTTTACGGGGCAATCCGATGCCTGTAGGGAGAAAAATTGTTCCCAATTCAAATAATCTTGTCTATGGGGAACCTCGCCAGTATGACAGTGAAACGAAGACAGACAACAGATCGGCCTTTGGCAATGCTCTTGCCGATGTGGGAGCCCTTAACTATAAGAAAGAAGACAAGACACCTCTTCTTGTTTTTGACTGTGACTTGGCAGGTTCTGTAAAAACAGCCGATTTCGCTAAAAAGTGCCCTGAATGGTTTATTCAGACAGGCATACAGGAGCATGCTACTGCGACAGTTGCCGGAGCTGCTTCTGTGGCTGGCGCTGTAAGCGTTTGGGCTGATTTCGGAGTGTTCGGATTGAGCGAAGCCTATAATCAGCAGCGGCTGAATGACATAAACAAGACAAACCTTAAACTGGTGCTTACTCACGTGGGTCTTGACGTGGGAGAAGATGGCATGACCCATCAGTCCATTGACTACGTTGGCCTTTTAAGAAATACATTTGGTTGGAAACTTATTGTTCCGGCAGACCCCAATCAGACAGACAGAGCGACACGATGGGCCATTAAAGAAGCGGGGAATGTCTGCCTTGCCATGGGACGAAGCAAGTTGCCAGTCCTTACAGACGAGGAAGGCAAACCAATCTTTGGCGAAGATTATACGTTTGAATATGGTCAGGCAGTGAAGGTACGTGATGGTAAAGATGGTGCCATCTTTGCACTTGGGGCCATGACAGGAAAAGCTCTTGAAGCCTGGGAAATACTTCGTGAAAAAGGATTGAACTTCAAGCTCTTTTCCGTAGCTACTCCATTAGCCATCGACACGGCAGCTTTAAGGGAAGCTTGCGACACAGGCGTTGTTATTTCTGTTGAAGATCATCATTATCACAATGGTTTAGGTGTTAGCATAGCCTTAGCAATGGCTGAGGAAAGGCTTAGT